The window CATGGCAGGGACTCCAATGTCGCGCGGCCGCCCGGCCCGGGGCCGGACGGCGGCGATGTTCCGTGATGGTACCGGGCGTCGCGCCGGTCAGCCGAGGATCATGCCCTCGACGTTCTCCAGGAAGAAGGTGAGGCCGACGCCGGCGATCACCGCGCCCGCCAGCCGGGGCTGCAGCGCTTTCGGCTCCGCCGCCTTCCAGACCGCGGTCACCAGCGCCATGGCGCCCAGCGCGATGACGTACTGGGTCAGGCCGAAGCTGACCAGATAGGCGAGAAGCGGCGTCGTCTCCGCGCCGACGATGGCCGATCCGTAGGCGAAGCCATGGAACAGGCCGGCGACGGCGAAGAAGCCGATCTGCAGCGCCGGCGCCATGGTGCGGCCCGACAACACCACCGCGCCCAGCGCGACGACGGACGCCGAGATCAGCAGCTCCGGCAGGGGCAGCATGACGCCCGCGACATGCAGCAGGCAGCCGGCGACGGTCGCCGCAACGAAGGCCAGCGGCGTCAGGAGGCGCCGGGCGCTGAACGCAGCGGCAAGACCGACAGCGACGATGAAGGCCAGATGGTCGAAGCCGATCATCGGATGGCCGATGCCGGACAGGAAGCCCTGGAAGAAGGTCTCCGGCGTGGCGCCGCCCAGCGGATGGTGCGCCAGGGCCGGCGCGGCGGCCAGCATGGAAAGTATCAGGGCGCCAAGGCCGGCGTTGAGCGATTTGAACTTCATGTGTCTCTCCCTCGACCGCCCCTCCGGCGGTCCGTTGGCGTGCTCTCTCGCGGCGGCAGGTTTCCTGGCTCGCGCCTCGGCGGACCTTCCCCGCCTTCCCGGGCTGGCGGCCCAGTGGCGTATCGGGGCGTCCTCGACGCTTACAGTTGCGGGGGCAGCCACGGTCTAGGTCCCTGATGGGTACGCCGCACCGTGTTCCCTTTTGCATCCGCCGAACGCTTCGGATTCGGCGGAACCGCTGCTGGGTGTCATGGTGGCCCATGCGGCAGTCGAGGACAAGCCCCGGTACGGCATGGCTTGCGCGATCCGCGACTCGGGTGGAATAACCGTCCCCACGCGGTAACGGGAAGATCGATGGAAGACGTCCCCCTGCTGGAACTGAACGGCGTGGCCAGGTCCTTCCCGGGCGTGGTGGCGAACCGCGACGTCAGCCTCGCCGTGGGGCGGGGCAGCATCCACGCCCTGCTGGGTGAGAATGGCGCCGGCAAGTCGACGCTGGTCAAGATCATCTACGGCGTGCTGCGCCCCGACGCGGGCCAGATGTTCGTCAACGGCCGCAGGCATCGTCCGCAGAAGCCGGCCGACGCGCGCGCGGCCGGTATCGGCATGGTCTTCCAGCACTTCTCGCTGTTCGACGCGATGACGGTGGAAGAGAACATCGCCCTCGGCTTGCCGGCCGACGCGATCGGCGACGACCTCGAACACCGCATCCGCGCCGTGTCCGCCGAATATGGCCTGAAGGTGGATCCGACGCGGCGCGTCGACGACCTCTCGGTCGGCGAGAAGCAGCGCGTCGAGATCGTCCGCTGCCTGCTGCAGTCGCCCAGTCTGCTGATCATGGACGAGCCGACGTCGGTGCTGACGCCCCAGGAGGCGGAGAAGCTGTTCGACATTCTCCGGCGTCTCAGGGACCGCGGCTGTTCGGTGCTCTACATCTCTCACAAGCTGGACGAGATCCGGGCCATCTGCGATGCGGCGACGGTGCTGCGCCGCGGCGAGGTGGTCGCGCGGTGCGATCCGCGAAAGGAGACCGCGCGGAGCCTCGCCGCCATGATGATCGGCGCGGAACTGCCGCCGCCCCGCCGCGCGAAGCAGACGCCGGGCGATGTGCGTCTGAAGGTGGACGACCTCTCCCTGCCGGCGGTCTCGGAGTTCGGCACAGCGTTGCGCGGTATCTCCTTCGAACTGCGGGCAGGCGAGATCCTTGGTATCGGGGGTGTCGCCGGGAACGGTCAGACCGAGTTGATGGAGGCACTGATCGGGGAGCGGCCAAGCGCCAGGCGGGAGACCATCGTCCTGGACGGCAAGCCCGTGGGCACGCGTGGACCGGTCGGCCGCCGCGCCCGCGGCATGGCCTTCGTGCCGGAGGAGCGCATCGGACACGGCGCCGTGTCCGAGATGTCGCTGGCGGAGAACGCGATCATTTCGGCCCGCGGCGGCCAGGGCCTGGTAAGGCGAGGCTTCCTGAGTTTCCTTTCCGCCGCCGGCTACGCGAAACGCGTGATCGAGGTCTTCCGCGTTGCCGCCACCGGCGCCTCCGCGCCGGCCGGCAGCCTCTCGGGCGGCAATCTGCAGAAGTTCGTGGTCGGCCGCGAGGTGCTGCAGGAGCCGGGCGTGCTGATCGCCGCCCAGCCGACCTGGGGCGTCGATGCCGGTTCGGCCGCCGAGATCCACGCCGCGCTCGACCGCCTGGCGGCCGCCGGCGCCGCCGTGCTGGTGATCAGTCAGGACCTGGACGAACTGCTGGCGATCAGCGACCGCTTCGCGGTGCTCTCGGAAGGCCGGCTGAGCCGTCCGCGGCCGACAGGCGAACTGGATATCGAGACCATCGGCCTGATGATGGGCGGACGTCTGGAGGAGGCCGCGTGATCCGGCTGGAACGACGGCCGCAGCCTTCCCGGGCGGTGGTCTGGATGACGCCGGTGCTGGCTGTTCTGCTGACAGTCGCTGCCGGCATGGCGCTGTTCGCGATCATGGGTGTCGACCCGGTACGGGCGGTGGGAATCATCTTCCTCTCGCCCTTCTCGGACGCCTACAGCCTCTCGGAACTGATCGTGAAGGCCACGCCGCTGATCCTGATCGGCGTCGGACTGTCGCTCGGCTTCCGGGCCGGGGTCTGGAACATCGGCGCGGAGGGCCAGTTCGTCATCGGCGCGCTGACCGGCGGCGCTGTGGCGCTCGCGTTCTACGACATCTCCGGCGTCTGGCTGCTGCCGCTCATGAGTCTTGCGGCCGTCGCCGGTGGCATGGCCTGGGCTGCCGTGCCGGCCTTCCTGCGCACCCGCTTCGGCACCAACGAGATACTGGTCAGCCTGATGCTGACCTATGTCGCCATCCTGTTGCTGAGCGCCATGGTCACCGGCCCGCTGCGCGATCCCGACGGCTTCAACTTCCCCGAAAGCCGCATCTTCCACGACAGCGCCCTGATGCCCCAGCTTTTCGAGCAAGGCCGGGCCAACGCCGGCTTCCTGGTGGCGCTGGCTGCGGCGGCGACGGGCTGGATCCTGCTCGGCCGGCATGTGGTCGGCTTCCAGATCCGTCTGATGGGCCAGTCACCGCGCGCCGCCCGCTTCGCCGGCTTCCGGGAGAAGCGCATCATCTGGTTCTGCCTGATGGTCTCCGGCGGGCTGGCGGGCCTCGCCGGCATGTTCGAGGCCGCAGGCCCGGTCGAACAGCTCGTGCCGGCCCTGCCGGCGGGCTATGGCTTCACGGCGATCATCGTCGCCTTCCTCGGACGCCTGAACCCCATCGGGATCGTGCTGGCCGGCTTCGTCATCGCCGTCACCTATATCGGCGGCGAGGCGGCGCAGATCCAGATGCAGCTTCCCGCCGCGGTCACGCGCGTCTTCCAGGGCATGCTGCTGTTCTTCCTGCTGGGCATGGACCTGCTGGCCGGCTTCCGTTTCCGCCTCAGGCTGCCGCGCCGGGCCAACGTGGTGGAGACGCCCTGATGGAGCTCGCCGTCGACATCCTGGTCGGCATGATGCTGGCGGCGACGCCCCTGCTGTTCGCGGCGCTGGGCGAACTGGTGGCCGAGCGTGCGGGCGTGCTGAACCTGGGCGTCGAGGGCATGATGGTGGTCGGTGCGGTGACGGGTTTCATCGTGACCGCCGAGAGCGGCTCCCATTTCGCCGGCATCGCCCTTGCGGCCTTCGCAGGCACGCTGATGGGGCTGCTGTTCGGGCTGATGACCCAGATCCTGCTGGCCAACCAGGTCGCCACCGGCCTGGCGCTGACGATCTTCGGCCTCGGCCTCTCGGCGCTGATGGGGCAGGGCTATTCGGGCCTGTCCGTGCCGCCGCTGGAGGCCATCCGGCTGCCGGTGCTGAGCGAGCTGCCGGTTCTCGGGCCGCTGCTGTTCCACCACGAACCGATGTTCTATCTCTCGATCCTGCTGACCGCGCTGGTGGCCTGGTTCCTCTACGCCACCCGCGCCGGCATGATCCTGCGCGCGGTGGGGGAGAACCATCACGCCGCCCACGCCATCGGCTTCCCCGTGGTGCGGGTGCGGCTGGCCGCGGTCGCCTTCGGCGGCGCCATGGCGGGGCTCGGCGGCGCCTATCTCTCCGTCGCGCGGACGCCGCTCTGGTCGGAAGACATGACCGCCGGTCGGGGCTGGATCGCGCTGGCCATCGTCGTCTTCGCCAGCTGGCGTCCCGGGCGGGCGCTGCTCGGCGCCTATCTCTTCGGCGGCGTCACCATCGTCCAGCTTCACGTCCAGGGCGCCGGCGTCGACATCGCCAGCCAGTATCTCTCGATGCTGCCCTATCTCGCCACCATCGTCGTGCTGGTGCTGATCTCCGGCGGGCGGGGGGCGGCGGTGCTGCGCGCGCCGGGCAGCCTGGGCCGGACCTTCTACGCTTCTTCTTGACCGGGTCGCTCAGACGGTTAGGGAGAAGGAGCCTGCATCCCTGTTCAGGAGGACCCATCGACATGTTCAAGCGCATCGGGGCGCCGCTGTTGGCGGCGGCCATGGCCGCATCATTCGCCTTCGCGGCGACGGCGGCGGAGAAGCTGAAGATCGGATTCGTCTATTGCTGTCCGGTCGGTGACCTGGGCTGGTCCTACGAGCATGATCAGGGCCGCAAGGCGATCGAGGAAGCGCTGGGCGACAAGGTTGAGACGACCTATGTCGAAGGCGTCGCCGACGGTCCCGATGCCGAGCGCGTCATCCGCCAGCTCGCCCAGGGCGGCAACGACCTGATCTTCACCACCTCCTTCGGTTTCATGAACCCGACCGTGAAGGTGGCGAAGCGCTTTCCCGACACGATGTTCGAGCACGCGACCGGCTTCAAGCAGGCCGAGAACCTGGCCACCTATTCGGCGCGCTTCTACGAGGGCCGGCACGTCATCGGCCTGATCGCCGGCGAGATGACCGAGAGCAACATCGTCGGCTACATCGCTTCCTTCCCGATCCCCGAGGTCGTGCGCGGTATCAACGCCGCCTACCTGGCCGCGAAGTCGGTCAATCCCGACATCCAGTTCAAGGTCGTCTGGGTCAACACCTGGTTCGATCCGGGCAAGGAGGCCGACGCGGCCAAGGCGCTGATCGACCAGGGCGCCGACATCCTGATGCAGCACACCGACAGCCCCGCGGCGATGAAGATCGCTGAGCAGAACGGCATATACGCCTTCGGTCAGGCCTCCGACATGACCCGCTTCGGCCCGAACGCGCAGCTCACGGCGATCATCGACGACTGGGCGCCCTATTACATCGAGCGCGTCAAGGCGGCGCTGGATGGCGCCTGGGAAGCGAAGGACACCTGGGGCGGCATCGGCAGCGGCATGGTCGCCTTCGCGCCCTACAACGACGCCATGCCCGGCGACGTCAAGGCGCTGGCGGACAAGGCCCGTGCCGAGATCGCCGCCGGCGAGCGCCATCCCTTCACTGGCCCGATCCGCCGTCAGGACGGCAGTGTCTGGCTGGCGGAAGGCGAGACGGCGAGCGACGCGGACCTGCTCGGCATGAACTTCTATGTCGAAGGTCTCGAGGGCAGCCTGCCGAAGTGACCCGGACGGTTTGAAACAGCCATGACGGCGGCGGGCGTTACGGTCGTCGACCATCCCGTGGCGCAGCACAAGCTGACGCTGCTGCGCCGCGCGGCGACGCCGCCGTCGCTGTTCCGCCGCACGCTGCGGGAACTGGGTGCGCTGCTGGCCTACGAGGCGCTGCGTGATCTGCCGGTCGCAGCGGTCAGGATCGAGACGCCGGTGGCGGAGATGGACGCTTCGGAGATCGCGCAAGGTACGCTGGCCGTGGTTTCTATCCTCAGGGCGGGCAACGGGCTGGCCGACGGCGTCTCCGACCTGCTGCCGGACGCGCCGGTCGGGCATATCGGCCTGCGCCGCGACGAGGCGACGCTGAAGCCCGAACGCTATTACCTCAACCTGCCGCGTGGCATCGGACGGGCGCGGGTGCTGCTGGTGGATCCGATGCTGGCGACCGGCGGCTCCGCGGCGGACGCCATCGATCAGCTGCGCGCGGCCGGCGTGCGCGAGATTCGCTTCGTCTGCGTGCTTGCCGCGCCGGAGGGTCTGGCCCATATGGCCGAACGCCATCCGGACGTTCCCGTGGTCACCGCCGCCATCGACAGCCGTCTCAACGAGGTCGGCTACATCGTCCCCGGGCTGGGGGATGCGGGCGACCGGCTTTATGGTACCGTTTGAGCGCAACATTCAGGGGAGAACACGGAAATGCCGTCAGGTGTGAATCAGATGGTCGACGACGCGATGGCCAGGGTGGAAACCATCAGCGTCGACGACGCGAAGGAACTGGTGGGCAAGGATGGCGTCACCATCGTCGATATCCGCGATGTCCGCGAACTCTGGCGTGACGGCAAGATCCCCGGCGCCTATCACGCGCCCCGCGGCATGCTGGAGTTCTGGATCGCCGAGGACAGCCCCTACACCAAGGATGTGTTTCAGACGGGCAACAGGTTCGTCTTCTATTGCGCTGCCGGCGCGCGGTCGGCTCTGGCGACCGACACGGCGATGAAACTGGGCCTGACCAATGTCTGCCATATCGGCGGCGGTTTCGGCGCGTGGAAGAAGGCGGGCAACGAGATCGAAGCGGTCGAGAAGAAGTAGCCGCGGCCGGATTCGGGTTCCGATCAGGAGCGCCGAACCGGAAGGCGACAGCGGCGGTCATCGATGCGGAGGGGACATCATGAACGCGCGGCTGCGCCTGTGATGAGCGCGCTTCTCGACATCCGCGATCTCCGTATCCGCCGCAAGGACGGCGGCAACGTTCTCCGTGGCGTCTCCGTGACGGCGGCGGCGCGCGAGGTCCATGGACTGGTTGGCGAGAGCGGCGCGGGCCGGACCACTGTCACCCGCGCCATCCTCGGCATGCTGCCGGACGACATGCGCATCGCCGGAGGCCGGATCCGCTTCGACGACAGCGATCTGCTGGACATGCACCCTTCGCCCAGGCGGCGGCTTCTGGGTCGGCATATCGCCACCATCCCGCGCGATCCGCTGATGGCGCTGACGCCCTCGCGCCGGATCGGCCGCCAGGTCGCCGATGTCTTTCGCGAGAACCTGAAGTTCGGCCGTACCGAATCGCGGCGCGCGGCGCTGCAGCTGCTGGAGGAAGTCGGCGTCCGCGAGCCCGAACACGCGGCTGAACGCTATCCCTATGAGCTTTCCGCGGTCGCGCGGCAGCGCGTGCTGATCGCCATCGCCTTTGCCTGCAGCCCCAAGCTCGTCATCGCCGACGAGCCGACGGCGGCCCTCGACGTCACGGCGCAGATGCAGATTCTCCGTCTGATCGCCGACATGACCGAAAGCCGCCGGTCGGCGCTGCTGTTCGTCACGCATGATCTGAGTGTGGTCGCGCGGATGTGCGACCGGGTGACCGTGATGCATGAGGGGATGGTGGTCGAGCAGGGGCCGGTCTCGCAGATGCTTTCGAAGGACGCGCAGCCATTTACCCGCGCGCTGATGGCCTCGATGCCGCGTCATGACCGGCCCGGCGAGATACTGGAGCCGGTGCCGGAGCTGGTCCGGGCCGAACTTCGTGCCCGCGTCGCGGAGTACGACCGCCGTCACCGCTGAGGACGGGCTGCCGGTTTCCGCTTTCTCAGGCGCCAGGTCAGGGCGCTGGAGATCAGAAGGCGCAGCCGTTCCAGCGGCAGCGAATCCGCGTCGCGGAAGTGGATGGCGCGGTTCCCCTCGTAGTCGAAGCCTTCGGGAAAGAGATCGCGGAAATCCGGGATGATCGTGGTCTGGCAGTGGGCGTAGATCGCGAACCCGCCCTGTTTGTCCGGGGCGAGCCGGAGCGTGGAGCCCGACTTCGTCTCCGGCGTCAGATAGGCTGGCTGGCCCCATTTCAAGGTCTCTTCCACCGCGCCCACGCCCGGCGTCGCCGCTGCGGTCTCGAAGATCAGTCCGCGCAATGCCAGCAATCCTTCCCGCGCCGGCTCGGCATAGGAGTCGAAGACAGCCTGGACGGCCGCGTCCCGGAATGGCGGCGCCACCTTCATCGCGGTCCGCCTCAGTTTCCCGCCTCGATGCGGACCAGCAGCGCGTTGGTGGCGACCTGCTGACCTTCCGCGGCGGCGGTCTCCGAGACCTCACCGGCGACGGGCGCGGTGATCTCGTGCTCCATCTTCATGGCTTCCAGCACGGCGACGATCTGGCCGCGGGTCACCTTGTCGCCGGCCTTCACCGCCAGGCGCAGGACGCGGCCGTTCATGGGCGCGACCACGGCGCCGTCGCCGCCCGCCGCCTCGGCGGCGCGGTCGAGATAGGTCGTCTCCTCCGCCGCGATGTCCGCCATTTCCGTCTGCAGCAGCAGGCTCTCTCCGTCGAAGCAGAATGCGGCGCGTTTCGTGCCCGCTTCCGTGCGCCAGGCGATTTCGGCATTGCCCACGCAAGTCCCGGCAACGGTCACTGTCCCGCCGCCCGTGGCGACGTCGTAATCGTCACCGCCATGCCAGATCACGGTGACTTCGTGCTCGTCCTCGCCGATGCGGATCACCATCGGGCTGCGCGGCGTCTGGCCGGAACTGCGCCAGCCGTGAAACGCCGCCGGGGCGTCCGTCCGCGTGCGCCGGAACAGCAGGACAGCGGCCAGGGCGATGTCTTCAGCCCCGATCGTCGCCGGCTTCAGCCGGGATTTCGGAAAACGCTGCTCGATGAAAGCCGTGGTCGCCTCGCCGGCGGCGAAGACCTCGTCTTCCAGCGTCTCGATCAGGAAGCGCCGGTTGGTCTCGACGCCCAGCAGCTTCGTGTCGCGCAGCGCATTCGCCAGCCGCAGCCGGGCCGCGTCGCGGGTCGGCCCGTGAGCGATGACCTTGGCGATCATCGGATCGTAGAAGGGCGTGATCTCCTGGCCTTCCGAAAGGCCTGCATCGACGCGGATGCCGGCGCCTTCCGGTATGCGCCACAGATGCGCACGGCCGGTGCGCGGCAGGAAGTTCTTCGCCGGACTCTCGGCGTAGAGCCGGACCTCGATGGCGTGCCCGTCCAGGCGGATATCCGCCTGCCGGGCGGGCAGGTTCTCGCCCTCGGCGACGCGGATCTGCCATTCCACCAGGTCGTAGCCGGTCACCATCTCGGTCACCGGATGCTCCACCTGCAGGCGGGTGTTCATTTCCAGGAAGTAGAAGTCGCCGTTGCGGTCCAGCAGGAACTCGACCGTTCCCGCGCCCAGATAGCCGATGGACTGCGCCGCCTGCACCGCGGCCTCTCCCATCGCGCTGCGGATTTCCGGCGTGACGGCCGGGGAGGGGGCCTCCTCGACCACCTTCTGGTGGCGGCGCTGGACCGAACAGTCGCGCTCGCCCAGATGGACGACATTGCCGGACCGGTCGGCGAAGACCTGGATCTCCACATGGCGCGGCTCGACCACGGCCTTTTCCAGGATCAGCCGGTCGTCGCCGAAGGCGTTCTTCGCCTCCGATCGCGCCGCCTTCAGCGCCCGTTCCAGCTTTGCCGGATCGTCGACCAGGCGCATGCCGCGGCCGCCGCCGCCGGCGCTGGCCTTGACCATCAGCGGAAAGCCGATACGGCTCGCCTCGGCCAGCAGCTTCGCGTCCGACTGGTCCTCGTCCTGGTAGCCGGGCACCGTCGGCACCCCGGCCTCGATCATGCGCAGCTTGGACCGCGCCTTGTCGCCCATCAGGTCGATGGCCGCGATCGGCGGGCCGACGAAGGTAATCCCGGCGTCTTCGCAGGCCCGGGCGAACTTCGCGTTCTCCGACAGGAAGCCGTAGCCGGGATGGATGGCGTCGGCGCCCGTCTTCCTCGCGGCGTCCATGATGCGCTCGATCGAAAGATAGCTTTCGGCGACCGCGGCGGGGCCGATCTCGATTGCCGTGTGCGCCATGTGGACGTGCGGCGCGCCGGCGTCCGCGGCCGAATGCACGGCGACGGTGCGGATGCCCAGACGGCGCGCGGTACGGATGACGCGGCAGGCGATCTCGCCGCGGTTGGCGATCAACAGGGTGTGGATGGTCATGTTTCCCCCGTTCCGGTCAGCCGCCGGTCTTCTGGTTCCGGCCGGGCAGGGTGCCCATGTACTTGCAGATGATCGACAGCATCACCTCGTCGGCGCCGCCGCCGATGGAGGCGAGGCGGCCGTCGCGGTAGCGGCGGCTGATCGGCGTTTCGTTCATGAAGCCCATACCGCCGAAATACTGCAGGCAGCCGTCATAGACCTCCCGCTTCAGCCGCCCGACCTTCAGCTTGGCCATGGAGGCGAGCTTGGTGACGTCGTTGCCTGCGGTGTACTCCTCGATGCAGCGGTACATCAGCGAACGCAGCATCTCGACCTCGGTCTGCATCTCGGCCAGGCGGAAGTGGATCACCTGGTTGTTGATCAGCGGCTTGCCGAAGATCTGGCGCTGGCTGGTGTACTCGATGGTCTCCTGGATCGACTTCTCCAGACCTGCCAGCCCGGAGGCCACGGCCCACATCCGCTCCTCCTGGAACTGCTCCATCTGGTAGGTGAAGCCCATGCCTTCCTCGCCGATGCGGTGCCGCTGTGGCACGCGGACCTCGTCGAAGAAGATCAGCCCGGTGTCCGAGGAGCGCATGCCCATCTTGTCGAGCTTCTTCGCCTTCTCGATGCCCTTTGAATCCATCGGCACCACGATCAGCGACTTGTTGCGGTGGACCTGGCCGTCCGGATCGGTGTTGACCAGCATGGTCATGTAGTCGGCCTGCCAGGAATTGGTGATCCACATCTTCTGGCCGCTGATGACGTAGTCGCCGCCGTCCTTGCGGGCGTAGCTCTTGAGCGAGGCCACGTCTGAGCCGGCGCCGGGCTCGGAGACGCCGATGCAGCTCACCATCTCGCCGGAGATCGCCGGCGCGAGGAACTCGGCGCGCAATTCGTCGGAGCCGTGCTTCGCCAGGGCGGGCGTCGCCATGTCCGTCTGCACGCCGATGGCCATGGGCACGCCGCCGCAGTCGATATGGCCCAGCGCCTCGGCGAAGGCGAGATTGTAGGAATAGTCGAGACCGAGGCCGCCATAGGCCTCCGGCTTGTGGATGCCCAGAAAACCGAGCTTGCCGAACTTCGGGAAGACCTCGTGCGCCGGAAAGGCGCCGGCCGCCTCCCAGTCGTCGACATGGGGGTTGATCTCGTCCTCGATCAGCTTCTTCGCCGAGCGGATGATCTCGTGGTGTTCGTGCGTGTAGACGCCCATGCCGCGTCCTCCCCAGACCGCGTGAATCCGTCCGCACATTAGGACGAAGGACCGGGCGGGGGAAGGCGCGAGCCGACCCGCGGGCAAAGGCAGTGATGTCGCAGGACATTGAACGGCCGGCGGCGGCCGCTCACCTGAAATGATATCGCCCGAGCAAGGCGGAAACGGCGCGGAGACGCCGGAACAACAACCTCAGGCGCGCGCCGCTTCCGCTTCGGGCCGCGCGCCCGTAGCGTAGCAGGAGCAAGGCGTGGCGCAGGACATCCATGACGACTTCCAGGCCGAGCTGGTCGCGGCCCTTCCCTACCTGTATCGCGTCGGCCGGCGTCTGGCTTCGTCCGGCGACCGGGCCGAGGATCTGGTGCAGGACGGGGTGGAGCAGGCGCTGCGCAAGCGCGGCCGCTTCCGCGGCGACGGCAGCGTGCGATCCTGGGTCGCCGCCATCATGGCCAATCTGCATCGTTCCCGGGTGCGCCGGGACGGCCGGCGCGGGGTCCACGAGAATGTGGACGACTGCCGCGATCTGATCGTCGTGAGACCATCGCAGCCGGCCTATTCGGCGGTCGGGCGGCTCTGGCTGCGTGTGCGGACATTGCCCTGCCGGGAGCGCCGGGCGATCTATTTCGCCGGCTTCTGCGGCATGAGCCATGCCGAGCTGGCGCGGCGGGAGCGGGTGGCGCCGGGGACCATCAAGTCCCGCCTGTCGCGGGCCCGCGCCCGCCTGGCCGAATAGCCCGGAGGCCTTCAGGCCCGCCAGTTGTCGACCCGGCGCTCAGCCTCTTCCTTCTCGATCCCGTACCGCTCCTGGACGATCCCCACCATCTTGTCGCGGTCGCCTGCGATCTTCTCGATATCGTCGTCGGTGAGTTCGCCGAACTGCCGGCGCGCCTCGCCCTTGAGCTGGTTCCAGTTACCCTTGAGCTGTTCCGAATTCATCACGCTACTCCTCTTCGTTCCGGCATCACCGAGGGCGACCCCGCATCGGACAGCCGCGGGGCGCAACCCCGCGGCCTTCGCCTGGTTCCCTGTCGCTGTTCAGCCGGTGTTCTCGTCCCACCAGTTCTCAATGTCCTGCGACCAGGCGTCGAGACCGGTGGTCCGTGCCGCCTCCTCGTCATATTCGGGCGCCGCCTCGAAGCGTTCCTCGGCGATGTCCAGCACCAGCGTGTCCTCGCCCTGGATCTTCTTCAGCTGCTCCATCGAGACCGGGGTGAGGTTGTCGCCGATGCCGAACAGGCCGCCATGGCTGATCAGCACGTAGGAAGGATTGCCCTCGCTGTTCAGGATGACGTCCTCGACGGCGCCGAGATCCTCGTCCTGCATGTTGACCACATCAGCGCCCATCAGCATTTCCGCACGCACCGCACCCTTCATTCCGGTCAGGCTCTCGGCCTCGTCCAGGCGCTCCATGCGGCGTTCCTGCAGTTCGGCGGTGTCCGCGCCGTTCTTCCGCGCATTGGTGCGGACTTCCTCGATCTTCTGCAGCATCCAGCGGCAGCCGTCCTCGTCGCCGTTGTAGGCCAGGGTGTAGGCCGCTTCGCGCAGGGTGCGGACATCGGCGCGCAGTTCCGGATCGTAGCGGACGTTGCTGTCGCGGTAGTTCGCCTGCATGTCGTGGATGCTGGCGACGCATTCGGAATTCGCGGCCCGGTCGCCCCGCGCCTCCGTCCGTTCCTGGCCCTGCGCCGGGGCGTTCTTGTTCGCTGCATCGTTCTGCGACTGGGCCTGGGCGGTG is drawn from Minwuia thermotolerans and contains these coding sequences:
- a CDS encoding ABC transporter ATP-binding protein, translated to MSALLDIRDLRIRRKDGGNVLRGVSVTAAAREVHGLVGESGAGRTTVTRAILGMLPDDMRIAGGRIRFDDSDLLDMHPSPRRRLLGRHIATIPRDPLMALTPSRRIGRQVADVFRENLKFGRTESRRAALQLLEEVGVREPEHAAERYPYELSAVARQRVLIAIAFACSPKLVIADEPTAALDVTAQMQILRLIADMTESRRSALLFVTHDLSVVARMCDRVTVMHEGMVVEQGPVSQMLSKDAQPFTRALMASMPRHDRPGEILEPVPELVRAELRARVAEYDRRHR
- a CDS encoding ABC transporter ATP-binding protein; protein product: MEDVPLLELNGVARSFPGVVANRDVSLAVGRGSIHALLGENGAGKSTLVKIIYGVLRPDAGQMFVNGRRHRPQKPADARAAGIGMVFQHFSLFDAMTVEENIALGLPADAIGDDLEHRIRAVSAEYGLKVDPTRRVDDLSVGEKQRVEIVRCLLQSPSLLIMDEPTSVLTPQEAEKLFDILRRLRDRGCSVLYISHKLDEIRAICDAATVLRRGEVVARCDPRKETARSLAAMMIGAELPPPRRAKQTPGDVRLKVDDLSLPAVSEFGTALRGISFELRAGEILGIGGVAGNGQTELMEALIGERPSARRETIVLDGKPVGTRGPVGRRARGMAFVPEERIGHGAVSEMSLAENAIISARGGQGLVRRGFLSFLSAAGYAKRVIEVFRVAATGASAPAGSLSGGNLQKFVVGREVLQEPGVLIAAQPTWGVDAGSAAEIHAALDRLAAAGAAVLVISQDLDELLAISDRFAVLSEGRLSRPRPTGELDIETIGLMMGGRLEEAA
- the upp gene encoding uracil phosphoribosyltransferase; the encoded protein is MTAAGVTVVDHPVAQHKLTLLRRAATPPSLFRRTLRELGALLAYEALRDLPVAAVRIETPVAEMDASEIAQGTLAVVSILRAGNGLADGVSDLLPDAPVGHIGLRRDEATLKPERYYLNLPRGIGRARVLLVDPMLATGGSAADAIDQLRAAGVREIRFVCVLAAPEGLAHMAERHPDVPVVTAAIDSRLNEVGYIVPGLGDAGDRLYGTV
- a CDS encoding HupE/UreJ family protein, with translation MKFKSLNAGLGALILSMLAAAPALAHHPLGGATPETFFQGFLSGIGHPMIGFDHLAFIVAVGLAAAFSARRLLTPLAFVAATVAGCLLHVAGVMLPLPELLISASVVALGAVVLSGRTMAPALQIGFFAVAGLFHGFAYGSAIVGAETTPLLAYLVSFGLTQYVIALGAMALVTAVWKAAEPKALQPRLAGAVIAGVGLTFFLENVEGMILG
- a CDS encoding ABC transporter permease; protein product: MIRLERRPQPSRAVVWMTPVLAVLLTVAAGMALFAIMGVDPVRAVGIIFLSPFSDAYSLSELIVKATPLILIGVGLSLGFRAGVWNIGAEGQFVIGALTGGAVALAFYDISGVWLLPLMSLAAVAGGMAWAAVPAFLRTRFGTNEILVSLMLTYVAILLLSAMVTGPLRDPDGFNFPESRIFHDSALMPQLFEQGRANAGFLVALAAAATGWILLGRHVVGFQIRLMGQSPRAARFAGFREKRIIWFCLMVSGGLAGLAGMFEAAGPVEQLVPALPAGYGFTAIIVAFLGRLNPIGIVLAGFVIAVTYIGGEAAQIQMQLPAAVTRVFQGMLLFFLLGMDLLAGFRFRLRLPRRANVVETP
- a CDS encoding rhodanese-like domain-containing protein, encoding MPSGVNQMVDDAMARVETISVDDAKELVGKDGVTIVDIRDVRELWRDGKIPGAYHAPRGMLEFWIAEDSPYTKDVFQTGNRFVFYCAAGARSALATDTAMKLGLTNVCHIGGGFGAWKKAGNEIEAVEKK
- a CDS encoding ABC transporter permease, with translation MELAVDILVGMMLAATPLLFAALGELVAERAGVLNLGVEGMMVVGAVTGFIVTAESGSHFAGIALAAFAGTLMGLLFGLMTQILLANQVATGLALTIFGLGLSALMGQGYSGLSVPPLEAIRLPVLSELPVLGPLLFHHEPMFYLSILLTALVAWFLYATRAGMILRAVGENHHAAHAIGFPVVRVRLAAVAFGGAMAGLGGAYLSVARTPLWSEDMTAGRGWIALAIVVFASWRPGRALLGAYLFGGVTIVQLHVQGAGVDIASQYLSMLPYLATIVVLVLISGGRGAAVLRAPGSLGRTFYASS
- a CDS encoding BMP family ABC transporter substrate-binding protein: MFKRIGAPLLAAAMAASFAFAATAAEKLKIGFVYCCPVGDLGWSYEHDQGRKAIEEALGDKVETTYVEGVADGPDAERVIRQLAQGGNDLIFTTSFGFMNPTVKVAKRFPDTMFEHATGFKQAENLATYSARFYEGRHVIGLIAGEMTESNIVGYIASFPIPEVVRGINAAYLAAKSVNPDIQFKVVWVNTWFDPGKEADAAKALIDQGADILMQHTDSPAAMKIAEQNGIYAFGQASDMTRFGPNAQLTAIIDDWAPYYIERVKAALDGAWEAKDTWGGIGSGMVAFAPYNDAMPGDVKALADKARAEIAAGERHPFTGPIRRQDGSVWLAEGETASDADLLGMNFYVEGLEGSLPK